A stretch of DNA from Candidatus Zixiibacteriota bacterium:
GCTCGGTGTCGTCGTAAATCTTCATCGCGGCCTCGACGATGTAGCCGTTTTCATCCTTGATCATATGCGGCGTCGACTCGAACACCGCGCCGTTGGCCAGCGCAAAGCGGTACGCCTTGTCGACGTCCTCTACCTCGATCGCCCAGCGCTTGACGCCGTCGCCGTGCTTCTGCACCCAACCCCAGATATCGTAGGTGTGCGGCTGCAGCGCCGAGGTCACCACGATTTTGATGCTGCCGCTGGTCAGGTAATACGACATCCGGTCGCGCACGCCCGTTTCCGGACCCGCATAACCGGTGATCCGCAAGCCCAGCGCGCGGCAGAACCAGTAGGCGCACATCCGCGCCGAGCCGACATAGAACTCCGCATAATCCCAGCTCTTAATTCCCAGAGTGTTTGCCATCGCCAACTTCCTCTCTCTATCCGGCCGACCCGTGCAAGCTCTTTTGCGTTCGTTCCGGCCGTGCGACCGCTCGGGCCGACTCGCTCGCGACGACTGCATGATGGCCGT
This window harbors:
- a CDS encoding VOC family protein — encoded protein: MANTLGIKSWDYAEFYVGSARMCAYWFCRALGLRITGYAGPETGVRDRMSYYLTSGSIKIVVTSALQPHTYDIWGWVQKHGDGVKRWAIEVEDVDKAYRFALANGAVFESTPHMIKDENGYIVEAAMKIYDDTE